Proteins from a genomic interval of Denticeps clupeoides chromosome 20, fDenClu1.1, whole genome shotgun sequence:
- the stm gene encoding protein starmaker isoform X2, whose protein sequence is MLSRTLICALIFAVAGVLSAPVHDNATAVHDHSHGGHTTDSPDTGDLGTTDGVDSTEETGGAVDSSSETTEKPDTSVEDTTSDSDSKDVSDSDSDSQDSDVKDGEESDSSKESKEANNSDKTESKSDEDTKEKHDSDSDKDSSDDSDDKDSDEQQDASNSKGSQSDETPKEEDKSDSDSSSKETSADKDSDSDQDSSDKKDSDSKEDTREKDKDSDSDSSDKSESDSDSKENAADHSDSDSKQDSSDSKDSKEDHSDSDSADKDTSSEQDTTDSKSSEASDDRDDKKDSEDSSDSDSKEDKVDNSKDKDDSSSDKDSDSNSKQDAGDEPDTTSEEDSADKDHKDKESDSDTESKDSDDSDSDSKEKKEEKDSKDEDSDEDDNAKGDKSESDEGTNAGSQEAGDEGDKSSEEGGDGKTAVMQGDGTRADSEDSHDTTEENDGSQKDSESLEKDAEESPSDSAGDSETPDSKDSADADSNDTSHTEESESTSESISKEDSTEKSTETDSSEINPTPGSEDVSDAITADTTGHANLPDDTTHGAGILTPNQAS, encoded by the exons ATGCTATCAAG GACTCTGATTTGCGCTTTGATATTTGCTGTAGCAGGTGTCCTTTCAGCACCCGTCCACG ATAACGCAACGGCTGTCCATG ATCACAGTCATGGAGGCCACACTACAGACAGCCCCGACACTGGAGACTTGG GAACCACAGACGGCGTAGACTCGACGGAGGAGACTGGAG GTGCAGTGGACTCCTCCAGCGAAACCACTGAGAAACCAG ACACAAGTGTGGAAGACACAACCAGCGATTCGGACTCGAAAG ACGTTTCTGACAGTGACTCTGACAGCCAAGACTCAGACGTAAAAG ATGGAGAAGAATCTGATTCATCAAAGGAaagcaaagaggccaacaattcag ACAAAACTGAATCAAAATCTGATGAGGACACCAAAGAAAAACACGACTCGG ATTCTGACAAAGACAGCAGCGATGATTCCGATGACAAAGACTCCGACGAACAGCAGGACGCATCCAACAGTAAGGGCTCTCAAAGTGACGAAACTCCAAAGGAGGAAGACAAATCGGACtcagacagcagcagcaaagAAACGTCCGCGGACAAGGACTCGGACAGCGATCAAGACTCATCAGACAAGAAAGACTCTGACAGTAAGGAGGACAccagagaaaaagacaaagattCAGACAGCGACTCGTCTGACAAATCGGAGTCGGACTCTGACAGTAAGGAGAACGCCGCCGACCACTCAGACAGTGACAGCAAACAAGACTCGAGTGACAGCAAGGACAGCAAAGAGGACCACTCCGACTCTGACTCAGCAGACAAAGACACTTCCAGCGAACAGGACACCACGGACAGTAAGAGCAGTGAGGCCTCAGATGACAGAGATGACAAGAAGGACTCCGAAGACAGCTCAGACTCAGATAGCAAAGAGGACAAGGTGGACAACAGCAAAGACAAAGACGACAGCAGCAGTGACAAGGACAGCGACAGCAACAGCAAGCAAGACGCAGGAGACGAGCCGGACACCACCAGCGAGGAAGATTCAGCAGATAAAGACCACAAGGACAAAGAATCTGACAGTGACACAGAATCCAAGGACAGCGATGACAGTGATAGTGACAGtaaggagaagaaagaagaaaaggacaGCAAGGACGAAGACAGCGATGAGGACGACAACGCAAAAGGGGACAAATCAGAAAGCGATGAGGGAACCAACGCTGGTAGTCAGGAGGCGGGTGATGAGGGGGACAAGAGCAGCGAGGAAGGCGGGGACGGAAAGACTGCAGTGATGCAAGGAGACGGCACCCGAGCTGACAGTGAGGACAGCCATGACACGACTGAGGAGAACGATGGCAGTCAGAAGGACAGTGAGAGCCTGGAGAAGGACGCCGAAG AAAGTCCAAGCGATTCAGCCGGAGACTCAGAGACCCCTG ACTCAAAAGACTCAGCCGATGCAGATTCCAATG ACACCAGCCACACAGAGGAGTCCGAGAGCACATCCGAGTCCATCTCAAAAG AGGACAGCACGGAGAAGAGCACCGAGACAGACTCCTCAG
- the stm gene encoding protein starmaker isoform X1 — protein sequence MLSRTLICALIFAVAGVLSAPVHDGTDSVDNATAVHDHSHGGHTTDSPDTGDLGTTDGVDSTEETGGAVDSSSETTEKPDTSVEDTTSDSDSKDVSDSDSDSQDSDVKDGEESDSSKESKEANNSDKTESKSDEDTKEKHDSDSDKDSSDDSDDKDSDEQQDASNSKGSQSDETPKEEDKSDSDSSSKETSADKDSDSDQDSSDKKDSDSKEDTREKDKDSDSDSSDKSESDSDSKENAADHSDSDSKQDSSDSKDSKEDHSDSDSADKDTSSEQDTTDSKSSEASDDRDDKKDSEDSSDSDSKEDKVDNSKDKDDSSSDKDSDSNSKQDAGDEPDTTSEEDSADKDHKDKESDSDTESKDSDDSDSDSKEKKEEKDSKDEDSDEDDNAKGDKSESDEGTNAGSQEAGDEGDKSSEEGGDGKTAVMQGDGTRADSEDSHDTTEENDGSQKDSESLEKDAEESPSDSAGDSETPDSKDSADADSNDTSHTEESESTSESISKEDSTEKSTETDSSEINPTPGSEDVSDAITADTTGHANLPDDTTHGAGILTPNQAS from the exons ATGCTATCAAG GACTCTGATTTGCGCTTTGATATTTGCTGTAGCAGGTGTCCTTTCAGCACCCGTCCACG ATGGGACTGATTCAGTGG ATAACGCAACGGCTGTCCATG ATCACAGTCATGGAGGCCACACTACAGACAGCCCCGACACTGGAGACTTGG GAACCACAGACGGCGTAGACTCGACGGAGGAGACTGGAG GTGCAGTGGACTCCTCCAGCGAAACCACTGAGAAACCAG ACACAAGTGTGGAAGACACAACCAGCGATTCGGACTCGAAAG ACGTTTCTGACAGTGACTCTGACAGCCAAGACTCAGACGTAAAAG ATGGAGAAGAATCTGATTCATCAAAGGAaagcaaagaggccaacaattcag ACAAAACTGAATCAAAATCTGATGAGGACACCAAAGAAAAACACGACTCGG ATTCTGACAAAGACAGCAGCGATGATTCCGATGACAAAGACTCCGACGAACAGCAGGACGCATCCAACAGTAAGGGCTCTCAAAGTGACGAAACTCCAAAGGAGGAAGACAAATCGGACtcagacagcagcagcaaagAAACGTCCGCGGACAAGGACTCGGACAGCGATCAAGACTCATCAGACAAGAAAGACTCTGACAGTAAGGAGGACAccagagaaaaagacaaagattCAGACAGCGACTCGTCTGACAAATCGGAGTCGGACTCTGACAGTAAGGAGAACGCCGCCGACCACTCAGACAGTGACAGCAAACAAGACTCGAGTGACAGCAAGGACAGCAAAGAGGACCACTCCGACTCTGACTCAGCAGACAAAGACACTTCCAGCGAACAGGACACCACGGACAGTAAGAGCAGTGAGGCCTCAGATGACAGAGATGACAAGAAGGACTCCGAAGACAGCTCAGACTCAGATAGCAAAGAGGACAAGGTGGACAACAGCAAAGACAAAGACGACAGCAGCAGTGACAAGGACAGCGACAGCAACAGCAAGCAAGACGCAGGAGACGAGCCGGACACCACCAGCGAGGAAGATTCAGCAGATAAAGACCACAAGGACAAAGAATCTGACAGTGACACAGAATCCAAGGACAGCGATGACAGTGATAGTGACAGtaaggagaagaaagaagaaaaggacaGCAAGGACGAAGACAGCGATGAGGACGACAACGCAAAAGGGGACAAATCAGAAAGCGATGAGGGAACCAACGCTGGTAGTCAGGAGGCGGGTGATGAGGGGGACAAGAGCAGCGAGGAAGGCGGGGACGGAAAGACTGCAGTGATGCAAGGAGACGGCACCCGAGCTGACAGTGAGGACAGCCATGACACGACTGAGGAGAACGATGGCAGTCAGAAGGACAGTGAGAGCCTGGAGAAGGACGCCGAAG AAAGTCCAAGCGATTCAGCCGGAGACTCAGAGACCCCTG ACTCAAAAGACTCAGCCGATGCAGATTCCAATG ACACCAGCCACACAGAGGAGTCCGAGAGCACATCCGAGTCCATCTCAAAAG AGGACAGCACGGAGAAGAGCACCGAGACAGACTCCTCAG
- the LOC114770189 gene encoding casein kinase II subunit alpha, whose translation MSGPVTSRSRVYPDVNTQRPREYWDYESHVVEWGNQDDYQLVRKLGRGKYSEVFEAINITNNEKVVVKILKPVKKKKIKREIKILENLRGGPNIITLLDIVKDPVSRTPALVFEHVNNTDFKQLYQTLSDYDIRFYMYEILKALDYCHSMGIMHRDVKPHNVMIDHEHRKLRLIDWGLAEFYHPSQEYNVRVASRYFKGPELLVDYQMYDYSLDMWSLGCMLASMIFRKEPFFHGHDNYDQLVRIAKVLGTEDLYDYIDKYNIELDPRFNDILGRHSRKRWERFVHSENQHLVSNEALDFLDKLLRYDHQARLTAREAMEHAYFFPIVKDQARMGSTSGLSTGSTPVSTSSMMTGITSMSSSQQPLGNMAGSPVISSPGALAAQVPAAAGAQP comes from the exons ATGTCCGGCCCGGTCACCAGCCGATCCAGGGTCTACCCCGACGTGAACACGCAGAGGCCTCGCGAGTACTGGGACTACGAGTCGCACGTCGTGGAGTGGGG GAACCAGGACGACTACCAGCTGGTCCGGAAGCTGGGCCGCGGCAAGTACAGCGAAGTGTTCGAAGCAATCAACATAACCAACAACGAGAAAGTCGTCGTGAAAATCCTGAAG ccggtgaagaagaagaaaatcaaGCGGGAAATTAAAATCCTAGAGAACTTGAGGGGCGGCCCGAACATCATCACACTCTTAGATATCGTGAAGGACCCGGTG TCTCGAACACCAGCTCTGGTTTTTGAACACGTTAACAACACAGACTTCAAG CAATTGTATCAGACGCTATCGGACTATGACATACGGTTCTACATGTATGAAATCTTAAAG GCCCTGGACTACTGCCACAGTATGGGAATCATGCATAGAGACGTCAAACCACACAACGTCATGATTGACCATGAACACAGAAAG CTTCGTCTGATAGACTGGGGTTTGGCAGAGTTCTACCACCCAAGCCAAGAGTACAACGTGCGGGTTGCATCAAGATATTTCAAAGGACCTGAGCTGCTGGTGGACTACCAG ATGTATGACTACAGTTTAGACATGTGGAGTTTAGGCTGCATGCTGGCCAGTATGATTTTCAGAAAAGAGCCCTTCTTCCACGGACACGACAACTATGATCAG CTTGTACGAATCGCTAAGGTCTTGGGCACAGAAGATTTGTACGACTACATTGACAAATACAACATCGAGCTAGATCCACGTTTCAATGATATTTTGGGCAG ACATTCCCGCAAGAGGTGGGAGAGGTTCGTGCACAGCGAGAACCAGCACCTGGTCAGCAACGAGGCGCTGGACTTCCTGGACAAGCTGCTGCGCTACGACCACCAAGCCCGCCTCACGGCCAGAGAGGCCATGGAGCACGCCTACTTCT TTCCCATCGTGAAGGACCAGGCTCGAATGGGCTCCACGTCCGGGCTGTCGACAGGCTCCACCCCAGTCAGCACGTCCAGCATGATGACCG GCATCACATCCATGTCATCATCACAACAGCCCCTGGGTAACATGGCCGGCTCTCCCGTCATCTCGTCCCCCGGTGCCCTGGCCGCACAGGTGCCCGCAGCCGCGGGCGCCCAGCCCTGA
- the LOC114770594 gene encoding protein tyrosine phosphatase type IVA 3-like, translating into MRLRFRGAAWGEFCSHTNKNPLTWRNLHLPYEFNCVCVCLSLSLSLSLSPCQDWPFDDGAPPPSKVVEDWLSLLKSRFLEEPGCCVAVHCVAGLGRAPVLVALALIESGMKYEDAIQFIRQKRRGAINSKQLTYLEKYRPKQRLRYKHPHIFKNKCCVM; encoded by the exons ATGAGACTGAGGTTCCG GGGGGCGGCGTGGGGGGAATTCTGctcgcacacaaacaaaaaccctcTGACTTGGCGGAACCTTCACCTGCCGTACGagtttaactgtgtgtgtgtgtgtctctctctctctctctctctctctctctctccctgccagGACTGGCCCTTTGACGACGGGGCCCCGCCTCCCTCCAAGGTGGTGGAGGACTGGCTGAGCCTGCTGAAGAGCCGCTTCCTGGAAGAGCCGGGCTGCTGTGTGGCTGTTCACTGCGTGGCGGGGCTGGGAAG AGCTCCTGTTCTTGTTGCCTTGGCGCTGATTGAAAGTGGAATGAAGTATGAAGATGCCATCCAGTTCATTAGACA GAAGCGCCGGGGGGCCATCAACAGCAAGCAGCTCACCTACCTGGAGAAGTACCGTCCCAAACAGAGACTCCGCTACAAGCACCCCCACATTTTCAAGAACAAGTGCTGCGTCATGTGA